In Phragmites australis chromosome 16, lpPhrAust1.1, whole genome shotgun sequence, one DNA window encodes the following:
- the LOC133896387 gene encoding uncharacterized protein LOC133896387, with the protein MGHIDFPNMTNVQGIRANTVKVAVKSIIHFLEGTRVPNQVIYFDGWQGVGASAVLKSIAEHPPPSLRNKFEKIIHIDCSRWKSRRALQRTIAQELCLPRHVMDIFDRQDEDDDFRGVDGGSRVEISDVAREIYDALQGQSCLVVFHNGSNSTIDLSDFGISLFPSDRWSKVLRKVLWTFRGRLRAIPGMKEKAWGRRLIAKSVENSPIYLYSRHHHKDWTEQIYEEAADIARYTHKLGVATDLEIASACCRYLLSLNSKGGDIPDFNWATHASNYWVCDGILQEHQQDKAWEVAAALHEEIRLEDFSFDIIGFNNFADTERWIVATYSDREGTIPTIEPKTTSFFLADKRGHDHHQASLPNNIFQGSEQLHVLKLCHCTFNFSSPPFLHCQYLRFLGLDSCKDQTKKLEENKEEEGEEENARRKMEFFPNLWVLDVCDTDWELDLSPYIVERMAINIREINIKRGRIWRNNHAWIWRHLQNIHKLRVIAPTCPWETGNMDEFRDMVKLELLDLKGNSTIQVLPSLSDSTGLSTLILDGCVGLEHVGPDALPLSLETFSFDVGARKDHEKEAKISRISMAGCTRLVNFRLRGYLPNLEELDLSNTSVKALDLKDKVVQVPRLQRLILLGCERLRAIHWPEEEGIDTLMVLCIDTRGGGGEVVCQEREEYSRARVAVTDMRFLQSVATKTPRWRFCWNSDRIRNVNLCLSCAKSDDGQNNDKMNRYSTRQLVRPPLHRSLIPKTLCTYSDVNIDKATIDHDGSSALQPEPLDVHVEIGEGISNTNVVTKQGIEAVRSFMSMAKSLLVHDNSSITTVIPESMIATRWDQFTWPNLKWCRVDRCPRMETVFVAIYDVFYWFIQLETFCAVDLLMARSIWSKGRTVSSGDTSSFAKLRAIHLHSCPRLTFVLPLSGFTLPSLETLHIIYCGDLSQVFPVEAPFLNKLSTDHRRGVLEFPKLKHLHMLELPKLQHICEAKMYAPKLETILVRGCWSLKRLPATADRPDSRPVVDCEKDWWEKLEWDGLEAVHHPSLFRPRHSKYYKKTLLRGSVLR; encoded by the exons ATGGGCCACATCGACTTTCCGAACATGACAAACGTCCAA GGCATTCGCGCCAATACTGTTAAAGTGGCAGTAAAAAGTATAATTCATTTTTTAGAGGGTACAAGGGTGCCAAATCAGGTCATCTACTTTGACGGATGGCAAGGAGTTGGTGCATCTGCAGTGCTTAAATCTATAGCAGAACACCCGCCGCCTTCTTTGAGAAACAAATTTGAGAAAATTATCCATATTGATTGCTCGAGGTGGAAAAGTCGGAGAGCACTCCAAAGGACCATTGCACAGGAACTATGTCTTCCTCGACATGTGATGGATATTTTTGATAGacaggatgaggatgatgattttcGTGGGGTAGATGGAGGCTCTAGGGTCGAGATAAGTGACGTTGCGAGAGAGATCTATGACGCTCTGCAAGGGCAGAGCTGTTTAGTGGTCTTCCACAACGGGAGCAATAGCACAATTGACTTGAGTGATTTTGGCATTTCCCTATTCCCCTCAGATCGATGGTCAAAGGTTCTTCGGAAGGTATTGTGGACCTTCCGCGGAAGGCTTCGTGCTATCCCAGGAATGAAGGAAAAGGCATGGGGAAGACGGTTGATTGCTAAGTCAGTGGAAAATTCACCTATTTATCTTTATTCACGTCATCATCACAAAGATTGGACTGAacaaatatatgaagaagctgCAGATATAGCTCGATACACACATAAGCTTGGTGTCGCCACAGACCTAGAAATAGCTTCAGCATGTTGTAGGTATTTGTTGTCACTGAATTCCAAGGGTGGTGACATCCCAGACTTCAACTGGGCTACTCATGCCTCTAACTATTGGGTTTGCGATGGGATTCTACAAGAACACCAACAAGACAAAGCATGGGAGGTCGCCGCTGCTCTGCATGAAGAGATACGACTAGAGGACTTCTCATTTGATATAATAGGATTCAACAATTTTGCTGATACAGAACGTTGGATCGTAGCCACATACTCTGATAGAGAAGGAACTATACCAACTATAGAGCCAAAGACAACATCATTCTTTTTGGCAGACAAAAGAGGACATGACCATCACCAAGCATCATTACCCAATAACATATTTCAAGGATCCGAGCAACTTCATGTATTGAAACTTTGCCATTGCACCTTCAACTTTTCATCACCTCCTTTCCTTCATTGCCAATATCTAAGATTCCTTGGATTGGATAGCTGCAAGGATCAAACaaagaaactagaagaaaacaaagaagaagagggggaggaggagaatgcTAGACGAAAAATGGAATTTTTCCCAAATCTATGGGTGCTTGACGTATGTGACACAGATTGGGAATTGGATTTATCCCCATATATAGTAGAGAGGATGGCTATAAACATTAGGGAGATAAATATAAAGAGGGGAAGAATCTGGCGAAACAATCATGCATGGATATGGAGACATCTACAGAACATCCACAAGCTTCGAGTGATTGCGCCTACATGCCCTTGGGAGACAGGCAACATGGATGAATTCAGGGATATGGTGAAACTGGAGCTCCTTGACTTGAAAGGAAATAGCACGATACAAGTTTTGCCAAGCTTATCAGATTCAACTGGACTCAGTACCCTGATTCTAGATGGCTGTGTTGGATTGGAACATGTTGGCCCCGACGCACTCCCTCTGTCACTTGAAACATTTAGCTTCGATGTAGGGGCCCGAAAGGACCATGAGAAGGAAGCTAAAATCTCCCGTATCTCCATGGCTGGTTGTACAAGATTGGTGAACTTCAGATTGCGTGGGTATCTCCCGAACCTTGAGGAGTTGGACCTCTCAAACACATCAGTCAAAGCACTTGACCTGAAAGACAAGGTGGTGCAGGTTCCACGTCTGCAGCGACTCATTTTGTTGGGATGTGAGCGGCTTCGTGCTATACATTGGCCCGAAGAGGAGGGAATTGACACATTGATGGTGCTATGCATTGACactcgaggaggaggaggagaagtggTCTGCCAAGAACGAGAAGAATATAGCCGTGCACGTGTTGCTGTTACGGACATGAGGTTCCTTCAGTCGGTGGCAACAAAAACACCTCGTTGGCGATTTTGTTGGAACAGTGATAGAATCCGTAATGTGAATCTTTGTTTGTCTTGTGCTAAGAGTGACGATGGACAAAACAACGACAAGATGAACCGTTATAGCACTAGACAGTTAGTCAGGCCACCTCTGCACAGGTCATTAATCCCCAAGACACTCTGCACCTACAGTGATGTCAACATTGACAAGGCAACTATCGATCATGATGGCAGCAGTGCTCTGCAACCTGAGCCACTGGACGTCCATGTAGAGATTGGTGAAGGAATAAGCAACACTAATGTGGTCACCAAGCAAGGCATCGAGGCTGTACGAAGTTTCATGTCGATGGCCAAGTCATTGCTCGTGCATGACAATTCTTCCATCACCACTGTTATCCCGGAAAGCATGATTGCCACGAGATGGGATCAATTTACCTGGCCTAATCTGAAGTGGTGCCGCGTCGATAGATGCCCCAGAATGGAAACTGTCTTCGTCGCTATCTATGATGTCTTCTACTGGTTTATACAACTGGAGACCTTCTGCGCGGTTGATCTCTTAATGGCCCGTAGTATTTGGAGCAAAGGAAGGACAGTCAGTTCAGGGGAcacttcatcatttgcaaaactGCGGGCTATACATCTGCATTCCTGCCCCAGGCTCACATTTGTCCTCCCATTGTCCGGGTTTACCTTGCCCAGCCTGGAGACCCTTCACATCATCTATTGTGGTGATCTCAGTCAGGTCTTCCCCGTGGAGGCACCTTTTCTAAACAAATTATCTACAGACCACCGACGAGGTGTACTGGAATTCCCAAAGCTGAAGCACCTCCACATGCTTGAACTCCCCAAGCTGCAGCACATATGCGAGGCCAAGATGTACGCCCCCAAGCTCGAGACCATCTTGGTGAGGGGCTGCTGGAGCCTCAAGCGCCTCCCGGCCACCGCCGACCGTCCGGACAGCCGCCCCGTCGTGGACTGCGAGAAGGACTGGTGGGAGAAGCTGGAGTGGGACGGGCTGGAGGCTGTCCACCACCCCTCCCTCTTCAGGCCGCGCCACTCAAAGTACTATAAGAAGACCCTGCTCAGGGGCTCAGTTCTCCGGTGA